In Fusarium oxysporum Fo47 chromosome XI, complete sequence, the following are encoded in one genomic region:
- a CDS encoding major facilitator superfamily domain-containing protein — protein sequence MDEAVHTETVTELSEGDRAFLASFTDMQKKKVMWKLDIRLVPMLAFLYLIAYLDRANIGNAKIEGLMEDLNLNGTQYNIALSVFFVPYILLEMPSNTLLLRFKHPSYYIGTIVTLWGIVMTLTGLVKNFGGLVACRILLGVFESGFFPGAVFTISRWYLPHENQVRIALFYSASALAGAFSGLLAFAIAKLDGVAGIEGWRWIFILEGIASVIAGVLTFFLLIDTPELSGWLTPDEKKYLTLRQFAVQGNSMRVRAAEESRKWEIAKSVLVDWQLYLQALVYWSNTVPNYGMKFTMPQIIKNMGYTSSNAQLLTVPPYVIGAISAFVSGILSDRFKWRMPFIVTAQTLVLISFAVLFAKADAISDNIPVCYFAIILANIGFYPINPGGNAWTLNNLAGPTKRAQGIAYMICLGNIGGIIGSYIYIEDEKPTYPTGFGSSLGFAGLGVLACILLEFFYWKINRSRAALDEDQIHQHYSDEELEKMGDRSPLFRYTL from the exons ATGGATGAAGCCGTCCATACCGAGACGGTCACTGAACTGTCTGAAGGGGATCGAGCGTTTCTCGCGAGCTTCACCGACATGCAGAAGAAAAAGGTCATGTGGAAG CTCGACATCAGACTCGTGCCCATGCTCGCGTTCCTCTACCTCATCGCATACCTTGACCGAGCCAATATTG GTaacgccaagatcgaagGTCTCATGGAAGATCTTAACCTGAATGGCACTCAATACAACATTGCGCTttccgtcttcttcgtcccGTATATCTTGTTGG AAATGCCTAGCAACACACTCTTGCTCAGGTTCAAGCACCCTTCGTACTACATCGGCACCATTGTCACTCTGTGGGGTATCGTCATGACCCTCACGGGCCTTGTCAAGAATTTTGGAGGTCTTGTGGCATGTCGTATTTTGCTGGGTGTTTTTGA ATCCGGCTTCTTCCCTGGCGCCGTCTTTACCATTTCTCGCTGGTATCTGCCACACGAAAACCAAGTTCGGATCGCACTCTTCTACTCTGCAAGCGCCCTTGCCGGCGCTTTTTCAGGTCTCCTTGCGTTTGCTATCGCCAAGCTCGACGGTGTAGCCGGCATCGAAGGGTGGAGATGGATATTCATCCTCGAAGGCATTGCTTCAGTCATTGCAGGTGTTTTGaccttcttcctcctgaTCGACACCCCGGAGCTTTCGGGATGGCTCACCCCCGACGAAAAGAAATATCTTACCCTTCGACAGTTTGCTGTCCAGGGAAACAGTATGCGGGTGCGAGCAGCTGAGGAGTCGCGCAAGTGGGAGATTGCCAAGTCAGTCCTCGTCGATTGGCAACTCTATCTTCAGGCGCTGGTCTATTGGTCGAATACCGTCCCGAATTACGGCATGAAATTTACCATGCCTCAGATCATCAAAAACATGGGTtacaccagcagcaacgcGCAGCTGCTAACTGTCCCACCTTATGTCATCGGTGCCATCTCGGCTTTTGTCTCGGGAATCCTCTCAGATCGCTTCAAATGGCGAATGCCCTTTATCGTCACAGCCCAGACGCTAGTGCTCATCTCATTTGCAGTCTTGTTCGCGAAGGCTGATGCCATCTCTGATAACATACCAGTTTGCTACTTTGCAATTATACTTGCGAATATTGGCTTCTATCCAATCAACCCAGGTGGCAATGCTTGGACTCTGAACAATCTTGCTGGGCCGACCAAGAGGGCACAGGGTATTGCGTACATGATTTGTCTCGGCAACATTGGTGGCATTATCGGCAGCTATATCTACATCGAGGATGAAAAGCCTACCTATCCCACTGGTTTTGGATCCTCCCTTGGCTTCGCAGGCCTTGGTGTACTTGCCTGTATCCTCTTGGAGTTCTTCTATTGGAAGATCAACCGTAGCCGAGCGGCTCTGGATGAAGATCAAATTCACCAACATTACTCGGATGAAGAAttggagaagatgggggACCGCTCTCCTCTCTTCCGTTACACACTCTAG